A single genomic interval of Zingiber officinale cultivar Zhangliang chromosome 4A, Zo_v1.1, whole genome shotgun sequence harbors:
- the LOC121970828 gene encoding sister chromatid cohesion 1 protein 4-like isoform X3 has protein sequence MIQCDASDFVDHHVSAKEHITLQDTMDGTGYSMLRFGLDETFGDGTASQIGLELEEDLFLVEDNDPSSQHDASTLVSDECAVHHDQSLFSFPLTPMDIDDDDKSGIVKDRDVDPKDLSQVSNPQSMIYMKEYNIQTPDLNEIFSPGDPIEDASREPNQTFISSSANGVSSTDADFTHAAPTDGLREDIFSGNIYEVPATSFHPDPSHSSCTEVRPDCSLQAGHPKLVNYEMHGANMVLDSGNIVQAPPFSFSEPSNHREQVVSTNETQMVCEQKSVSGFQDGCTCGEKKLATVDEQMENHMEPIHYEAAQVEGLKSCNASHETIPSTSPLDRSQIDTEIFVTPKTSDENSHGSDLACAKNSNLCAAEVQPSGCLSAEHVEVSPSPNVDSSAFGSDMHLLCSTSQINEANAVSQRDETLTQNVSGVSVEEPDIPSNLLKEENRLHKNDSSFELHGNDFHLPNSANAELELHQNPHDLLTEYAMDDNRNELSTDPCQKDTEKNQMNCSASSEFPEPEKMLLAPTVDGDPTNELSQVTEEKGVIESDGSVNRITSLSGKKRRIMETTSAWQIDSAGIVSGRSQSRKNIEYIPDDDDLLASILVGKRTPLMRIGPTPTLKETSQKRPKLTPRLNMLKRKVLLDDTTVLHADAIRQQLISTDDIKRMRKKAPCTRPEILMIERCSLEDEIFNEFIITGMPSVLNDLHKRRFLSAISQNNSYNEPPKESDHTEDLEFVQEAQQIETTEQILVTPECGAGETRAPSCLPLTTEGMIIPSKTDDISFPDTSNAAVIAEGNVDYPLSMHQLVDETVQPRDVSSAMNEEAQHISENASAVSLDYTHDDSKGGIVDNNALSIVNDPTTNAEAHESVDASIIDRSTRPLDTASLNEQEDINVVSTSTCPPDTASLNEQEDISMIAKGLNSEVPVTAVDNAFHESDPHLTINLSTSISQGNTSSQDVNQYENGSVLNAIVEKEGLKSIHSEGNLAVGESSSGRPEMASLSPTRANIESEHLPSAVGENSSFQEFKLEGGLVVESTPMDIATAKDYSDFCSAIEDNDTEFLNVDDEADYHEEGDDVADPEDASLDNSGWSSRTRGVARYLKKVFDEESGHGRKSVAMDHLIARKSRKEASRMFFETLVLKTKDYIHVEQENSSGFITILPRPKLLKAEF, from the exons ATGATCCAATGTGATGCTAG TGATTTTGTTGATCACCATGTCAGTGCAAAAGAACACATCACACTTCAAGATACTATGGATGGCACAGGATATTCCATGTTACGATTTGGATTGGATG AAACATTTGGTGATGGAACTGCTTCCCAGATTGGTTTAGAGCTTGAGGAG gaCTTGTTCTTGGTGGAGGATAATGACCCATCTTCTCAGCATGATGCAAGTACTCTGGTGTCTGATGAGTG TGCTGTGCATCATGATCAATCTCTATTTTCTTTTCCTCTAACTCCAATGGATATTGACGATGATGACAAAAGTGGGATAGTCAAAGATAGAGATGTAGATCCGAAGGATCTTTCTCAAGTTTCTAATCCTCAGAGTATGATTTATATGAAGGAGTACAACATTCAGACTCCTGATCTCAATGAAATCTTTTCTCCTGGTGATCCTATTGAAGATGCTTCAAGAGAACCTAATCAAACATTCATTTCATCAAGTGCTAACGGTGTTTCATCAACAGATGCTGATTTTACTCATGCTGCTCCCACTGATGGTTTAAGGGAAGACATATTTTCAGGCAACATATACGAAGTTCCCGCTACAAGTTTCCATCCAGACCCTTCGCATTCAAGCTGTACAGAGGTTAGGCCTGATTGTTCATTACAGGCTGGCCATCCAAAATTAGTGAATTATGAGATGCATGGTGCAAATATGGTCCTTGATTCAGGAAATATAGTGCAAgctcctcctttttctttttcagaaCCTTCCAATCATAGGGAACAGGTAGTTTCAACTAATGAAACTCAAATGGTATGTGAACAGAAGAGTGTGAGTGGTTTTCAGGATGGATGCACTTGTGGTGAAAAGAAACTTGCTACAGTTGATGAACAAATGGAAAACCATATGGAGCCAATACATTATGAAGCAGCTCAAGTTGAAGGTTTGAAGTCCTGCAATGCTTCACATGAGACAATTCCTTCCACATCTCCTCTTGACAGATCACAAATTGATACTGAAATATTTGTGACTCCCAAAACATCTGATGAAAATTCACATGGATCTGATTTGGCTTGTGCTAAAAATAGCAATTTGTGTGCAGCTGAAGTTCAGCCATCAGGTTGTTTGAGTGCAGAACATGTAGAAGTGAGTCCAAGCCCCAATGTAGATTCATCTGCATTCGGTTCAGATATGCATTTGTTATGCTCTACTTCACAGATCAATGAAGCAAATGCAGTCTCTCAACGAGATGAAACTTTAACACAAAATGTTTCTGGAGTTTCAGTTGAAGAGCCTGATATTCCTTCAAACTTGCTGAAGGAAGAGAATAGGCTGCATAAAAATGACTCTTCCTTTGAGCTGCATG GAAATGATTTTCACTTACCTAATTCTGCCAATGCTGAATTAGAGTTACATCAGAACCCACATGACCTATTGACAGAATATGCCATGGATGACAACAGAAATGAGTTATCGACTGATCCATGCCAGAAAGACACAGAAAAGAATCAGATGAATTGCTCTGCAAGCTCTGAGTTCCCTGAACCTGAAAAAATGCTCTTAGCACCGACTGTGGATGGTGAtccaacaaatgaattaagtcaGGTAACTGAAGAAAAGGGGGTGATAGAGTCTGATGGTAGTGTTAATAGGATCACCAGTCTCTCTGGGAAAAAGCGTCGAATAATGGAAACCACATCAGCTTGGCAAATTGACAGCGCCGGCATAGTGTCTGGCAGATCACAATCTAGAAAAAACATTGAATATATACCAGATGACGATGATTTGCTAGCTTCTATATTAG TTGGTAAAAGGACTCCACTTATGAGGATAGGGCCTACACCTACACTGAAAGAAACTTCTCAAAAACGTCCTAAACTCACACCTAGATTGAACATGCTGAAGAGGAAGGTGCTGTTGGATGATACAACAGTCTTACATGCTGA TGCAATAAGGCAGCAGTTAATAAGTACTGATGACATCAAGCGCATGCGGAAGAAAGCACCTTGTACACGCCCTGAAATTTTGATGATCGAGAGGTGTTCACTAGAAGATGAAATCTTTAATGAGTTTATAATCACTG GTATGCCATCTGTGCTGAATGATTTGCACAAACGAAGATTTCTTTCTGCAATCAGCCAAAACAATTCCTATAATGAACCGCCTAAAGAATCTGATCATACCGAAGACTTGGAATTTGTTCAGGAAGCTCAGCAAATAGAAACAACTGAGCAAATTTTAGTTACACCAGAATGTGGTGCTGGTGAAACAAGAGCTCCATCATGCCTGCCTTTAACAACTGAGGGGATGATAATTCCTTCTAAAACTGATGACATTTCTTTTCCTGATACCAGCAATGCTGCTGTCATTGCAGAAGGTAATGTTGATTACCCACTTTCCATGCATCAATTAGTTGATGAAACGGTCCAACCTAGAGATGTTTCTTCTGCGATGAATGAGGAGGCACAGCACATTTCCGAAAATGCTTCTGCTGTAAGCTTAGATTATACCCATGATGATTCAAAGGGAGGGATTGTCGATAACAATGCACTTTCAATTGTGAATGATCCTACTACGAATGCAGAGGCTCATGAGTCTGTTGATGCATCCATAATAGACAGAAGCACAAGGCCGCTGGATACTGCATCCCTAAATGAACAAGAAGATATCAACGTTGTTTCCACAAGCACTTGTCCTCCTGATACTGCATCCCTAAATGAACAAGAAGACATCAGCATGATTGCCAAAGGTTTAAATTCTGAGGTTCCGGTGACTGCAGTAGATAATGCATTCCATGAGTCTGATCCTCATTTGACAATCAATTTATCAACCAGTATCTCACAAGGAAACACTTCTTCCCAAGATGTTAATCAATATGAGAATGGAAGTGTTTTGAATGCTATAGTGGAGAAAGAAGGGCTGAAATCCATCCATAGTGAGGGAAACCTTGCTGTTGGTGAAAGCTCCTCAGGAAGACCGGAAATGGCTTCTTTATCCCCTACTCGAGCAAATATTGAAAGTGAACATCTTCCATCAGCTGTGGGTGAAAACTCTAGTTTTCAGGAATTTAAGTTAGAAGGTGGTCTGGTTGTTGAAAGCACACCCATGGATATAGCTACTGCAAAAGATTATAGT GACTTCTGCAGCGCAATTGAGGACAATGACACAG AGTTTCTTAACGTAGACGATGAGGCTGACTATCATGAAGAAGGAGATGATGTCGCGGATCCTGAAGATGCATCACTTGATAACAGTGGTTGGTCTTCAAGGACAAG aggTGTTGCTCGCTACCTGAAAAAAGTGTTTGATGAAGAATCCGGGCACGGGAGGAAATCCGTCGCTATGGACCACCTTATCGCACGCAAAAGTCGCAAAGAAGCCTCAAGAATGTTCTTTGAAACTCTG GTTCTGAAAACAAAAGATTATATACATGTAGAACAAGAGAACTCTTCTGGGTTCATCACCATACTACCAAGACCAAAGCTTCTGAAGGCAGAGTTCTAA